In the Endozoicomonas sp. SCSIO W0465 genome, CTGTCCCTATCAACAACACCCAAAAGCTCCCTCAGGTGATGGGCATTGCAAAGTACGTGAGTTGCCGCATATGCAAAATAGGATTTCCAATGATCATGAACCAGAACGCCTGCAAATGTTAGCAGTATGCCCATCGTGTCCATGGCCTCACGACCTCGCTTTTCAGACAAGTAGTAGAGCGTCCATTGTTCATCCCGCATAACGTGTAGCCAGTGCAAAGAGCCCTCGGCCCGCATACCCGTTTCATCGGCTCCGGCAACAGACGATTCCCGCAAGGCGTCACGAATAACCTCTTCAGTAGAAGCCAGATTTTCATAGGTTCTGGCCACAAAATTGGCGACAGTGCCTGCACTTACACTCATTTTATAGAGAGTATTAAAATACTCTGACACGCGCTTAAAAGGCAGGAAATGGTATTGGTTAAGATAGACGGCCATAGCCTGTGTGGCTGAGCCATATTGTGCGGCAGCGGTAACACCTTCCGGGAATTCAGCCTGATTCCGACAACCACAAGTGCAGATTTTTACTTCAGCTCTATGGGCCGTTACTTCAAATTCACCCGGTCTCCCTGGTTCAAACACCTGTCGTTCAATATATTTGACCGGCTCACTATCAAGAAGAGACGCCTGACATTTATTGCATTCTTTAACTGGAAGGTACTCAATATAGTCAGGGATATCGACCTGTTTAAGACAAGTGCCCTGATGCCCTTTCTTTCCACCGGCTTTATTACCAGAAGACTGTCTCAGACTTTTAGGATTGGGTTTTTCATCCGATGGATCGGTACCTTTATCTGCGGAAAGGTCGTCAGAATGATCTGGAGAATTACTGTTTTTACAAGGTTTTTGATAACCATCAGACGATGGCGGCTTGCTGCTGTTTTGACTGTTCTTGCCAACCTTTTCTTCCAATTCTCGACATCGCTCTTCCAGACAGGCAACTCTCATCCGCAGCTCTGCATTCTCTTTCAAGAGAATCTCAGCCGACATAGTTGCGGGTAGTTCTGGAATCATGCTGGCGAATATTGTGGAAAAATGGTGCTTAAGAGGATGGTATAAAAATCAGAAAATTCCAGATTTATGTGGGGGTGCTGAACAGTTACACGGTCGCATAACAACGCCTCGCTTTCCGGGGGAGGAAAAATAAGATGGCTCGCTACTTTTCTAACAAGCCGCGTTACAATCGCTCTGAAGAAATTGCCCGCATTGAAAAGGACTGGGCGGAGAACCCGCGCTGGAAAAATGTAAAAAGAACCTACAGTGCGGAAGACGTTGTCCGTCTGAGAGGTTCTGTCAACATCGAAAACACCATTGCCAGACAGGGGGCCGAGAAACTCTGGGATCTGGTGTATGGCAACCAGTCAAAAAAAGGTTATGTAAACTGTCTTGGTGCCCTCACTGGCGGCCAGGCAGTCCAACAGGTTAAAGCAGGCATTGAAGCGATCTATCTTTCCGGCTGGCAGGTCGCTGCAGATAATAATTCGGCCAGTGCCATGTACCCTGACCAATCGCTTTACCCGGTTGACTCCGTCCCGACATTGGTCAAACGCATCAACAACAGCTTCCATCGTGCCGACCAGATTCAGTGGAATGCCGACAAGCAGCCCGGCGATAA is a window encoding:
- a CDS encoding IS66 family transposase → MIPELPATMSAEILLKENAELRMRVACLEERCRELEEKVGKNSQNSSKPPSSDGYQKPCKNSNSPDHSDDLSADKGTDPSDEKPNPKSLRQSSGNKAGGKKGHQGTCLKQVDIPDYIEYLPVKECNKCQASLLDSEPVKYIERQVFEPGRPGEFEVTAHRAEVKICTCGCRNQAEFPEGVTAAAQYGSATQAMAVYLNQYHFLPFKRVSEYFNTLYKMSVSAGTVANFVARTYENLASTEEVIRDALRESSVAGADETGMRAEGSLHWLHVMRDEQWTLYYLSEKRGREAMDTMGILLTFAGVLVHDHWKSYFAYAATHVLCNAHHLRELLGVVDRDSNQLALRLMKLLRLSWHYCKGFKTIGMLQMPSVVCERIEKIYDRLLQRALMKEVVYMEKQREELKRKKVKNTKAYNLFKRLTEFKAETLRFMSDFTIPFDNNGSERDVRMAKLKQKISGCFRSADGGSMFARIRSYLSSARKQGMDIYQSLHRAVRNYCNMPLLSAE